The nucleotide window AACAAATCTATCTATAGCAATATATACAATGTCATTTCCTATCAAGTCCAACTAGTTACTACAGATCGAAACTGTCACACACTTGTCTCCTTCCTACAAAACCGTGACTTGAAATTACACACTGCCTCTTCTTTTTCAGGGTGCATGAATGCGCTGCACAGAGGAGGTGGCTTCACTGATGGCAGGCAGGCAATGGGTTCATGCATTGTCGCAGTAGCTGATTTTAGGGTTTCCTTCATCAGTGTTGATGTGTATTCTGAAATGTTAAAGAAGATCAGAAACATTCTACATATTTAAAGTTATTTTGCTTTTGatgttatttttttccattgtaCTGTACAATACTGTTATGTATCAGTAAACAATTGTTAGTCATGATTTCATTTCTACTTGTCTTGATAAGGCTAAAAAAAtgtatgttggtttccactttcctggccaaCCCTAAAGATGGATTCATCGGATTATCCATGACAGTATATTGGGACGCACTACCTACCTGAACTTTCAAAAACCCTAATTTACCTTAAcaacataaattttgtattaaGTCTACGTTCATGCTTTTGcatctcactgtgcgtaagagttgcACAAAGGGatagaactattgggcaactcggaattGCATATTACTAGCACCGGCTGAAGTTGACTGAATTTCAATGCACGAAGGTTCATCGATCTTCAATCTCTGGGGCATAGGAATAATTCAACATATGATAACAACCTACCTACCGTTAAAAATGTTGaggtgaaagtggaaaccaacatatatatatattggcctAAGTGACCATAAGAAACTGATTGTGATAGGTACCGTATGCAGGCTCCACTGTAACCTTCCGAACACTATAGTCACCCTGCTTAAATGTTGGGAAACTTATCTTGTACTGCAGGTCACCATCTCTAGTAGTAGCTTGTGACCTGGATGCATTCTCGTTGTAGTGAATGGCAGCCATCATTAGCCtataatataatgtatatttttggtAGTAAAAATCtaatcataatttttatgatttaCCAGGTACAAAATAATATAGCGGGGAATGGGGGGGGTCATTTcttgtttcaaataatattatGGATATTTGTTATTATGCATGCTCACCTACAATACATGCCATGGTATGAAAATGAAACCATCTTTGGGGCAAAATGGTTGATGGTGCTGTGGAACGCCTCAATCTGGGAAGTCTGGAAGAGGGGGGAAAGCTTTGGGATGTCCTTCTTCATCTGTTTGGAGAGTATCATATCTGACATCTTCTCACTGGCTTTTGATCCTATCCagaaagaagaaaacaaattattttaaaagctAAAAACGTATTTACTCAGTTGTAATATTACATAGTGAATAGGTAGCTTTGGATCAATCCATAGAATATCTTTGTATTCTTTATCAATTGGAAGTATAAATCAAATGAGTAGAATATTTTACCTGCTTTCAACCACTTCTTCTTCTCCTCATTGCCTTCAAGGGTGTTGTGGGCACATGTTGGAAATAAAGTGTTGTGGCCGGTGTGGACATTGTGGATGTGGTTTTGGACTGACTTCCATTTGGCCCACATCACCTCTCCATTCCCATCTGGTGTGGAGGCCGCAACCCAGTACATGTGGTTGGTCAGACTCTTGCACCACTTGACCAGCTCTGCACAGTCCTTAAGCTTGGATGATTCAACAATTTTCTTCTTAAGGcctgaaatattttaattaaaatgtgaaaagatgtcttgaattttttatataaatgaacaaACAATAAAGCAGAGAATTTTAATTCCAGCTAAaccccatttaaaaaaaaacaacttcagTTGCTATTTCAAATGGcaattatatcattaattatatcattacagtaggcgctatatattaataacaataaatatgcattttaattctgacactatgcaTATCTTATTCatatgtatgtgcacatcgtaAAGCACTTTAGAGAACTAAATAAATGATGATAGGGCgctatacaaatattttaattacaattacaatctTTATCTCCAACACAGGACAATTGAACAATATAAGTAAAACTGAATAAGTGAAAAACAATgccaaaatcaaatcaaattcaatatgttcccaaactttgtttggggaacataattatatcaaattcattatcataATGATAACTGTGGTATACCTTTAGCTACATGCCAGACATCATAATAATGCACAGTGTTGGGCAAGTTCTCTCTGATCCATTTCTGGATTTCGAGATGTCTGTCTGTGACGATGGTCCCAACTTGTAACTCGTGGACTTGTAGCCATTGAAGAGCCCGTTCCAGTCCCTTTTTTCCCCATGCCATTGCTGTTCTTCACTTCATTGCTCTGTAAATCAAGATCAACTTTATGaatcaaataacaataaaaGAAGTGTGTTAAATTTGTAATAAgtacattttaacaaactattAAGAACTGAACTgcacaaaatatatgatacatAAACTTGAATTATAGGAATGTGATACATTATTTCACTCTTACTTGAACTAGCTGTATGTCGATGACAATGCCTTCCTCTAAGTCAATGGTGCTGTATGAGCCATACTTGGCAGAGTGACCAGGATAATCAGCTCGACCATCCCCACCAATGACAAGGGGCTGTCCCTTCTGCTGACATCGTTTAACATACTCCATCTGTTGGCTGTTCCATACACGGGCAATGGAAGGGAACAAAATGGAGGACTGATGGGTGGCGAAGGTTGTCCGTGAAATGGTGGCAACCCCCATACACTGCAGGACAACAGGATGCTGGCAGACAGGGCAAGGTTCCCAGCTGGTATGGTTCCAATGGATGGCTGACTGCACCACTGCCAGGAGTATCCACAAAACATACACTCCGTAACAATCCGGACCATGGTCCCAACTACCTGCTGCACATCTGCTCTGGCAAACCGATGGCACATCTTGCAGCAGTTGAACAGATCAAGTAGCTGAGATTCGTTCACAATGAACTTCCTTTCTTCTAAAGGGTTGTGTGGTACTTCACTCCTAAGATAAATAAAACACACGAGATATTCAATAATTTCATAGATATTCCATTCAAACCAATTTCTAGCTTCGTTTTctaaaattatatgtatattatttaacaaactaagaatattttagaatatcaaATACTCtcattgaaaatttgaatttgaaagaaTTAAACTAAACGTGTTCATGAGGAGAGGATATTGACCACAAAATTTAAAGCAAAAATTTAACTACCAAAACTTTGCCCTAAATGTAATGGTAATTGCCCTGTCTCTATCAATAAATAACTAAACTCACTCCATATCAAGCCGTGATTCATCTGAACTGGAGCCTGATGGTTCATACATGGAGGCAGCTTCACTGTCACAAGGAGTAGACATAGATTGGTCACTACTAGAGGAGTCATGTGTCAAAGCAGGTTCTTGTGCTGATTACGAGTCTGGGATATCATCTCTCCCATTAAACTGCACTCCGATACTCCTCATTCTTGGTTGTAGCTCTGCTTGAACACCTTGATAAAAAACAGAGAGAATGAGTTTACTGTCTGTGACCTACACATTCTCTAACATTTTAATTGGTTTATAATCAGATTTGCATGCATCTTTTAATTAAATGATCACCTCTTATTaatcatattcatattttttttaatgtactgtattatatttgacaatatatttatgaaaattgctGCTAAAAATTTAAACATAAAGATCCAGTTTAATAACTTGAAAACAAACGCTATCAAAACAGAAACATACCTTTCTCTTTCAAATTTGCAGATACTTGCACTCTGACACTTCTTGTACGAGGGCCTGTTGTCTGGCATGatgtgggttgtttttttttcttcatgttgattctgataaaagaaaatatatttcatgagaCGAGTGATAAGGCAGATGAATGACAATGTCTAATTGTCAACGCACGCAAATAAACCTTAGTAAATACACCTCAACACAAACATCTTGCTTTGTCTGGGTTGTGTATTCATGGTGTCGAGATTGTAAGATCCCGAACCCGATCATAAATGCACACAATACCTAATCGAGTAATGGTACCAAATGTACATGAACTGATATCGGAAATATCAATTTAGTATATAGTAGTGTTGTTCATTAAATCATATAGAGATCAACACATActcattttaaaatactgactttaaccCCTCTCCCCATCCCTTTAGTTATTACTTACACATGTAGCTGGATCTGGACCAGATGGACCCAGAGTGTCTGCGGCTACCATCATACATCCTGTATCCATGCCCTCATTTTCGCTTTCCTCAGTGGCTTGATCAGGACCAAGTAATTCAGCTAGAAcctaaaatatacaatacaaatgttaGGAATCAATAGTAAATATACCATTAATTTGACAGaggaatattacatgtatatatactgaacATTTGCCAGAATGTACTTCATATTCCTAATTTTCCCATGATGTGTTGCAAGTCTAACTCTAATTATGGTTTTCAATTGTAATCATAATGTATATACTGCTTTAATGCtatatagcaaaaaagatgCCCCCAGTTTCTATTGGCCTGTATTTAAAGATTAATCATGGTAAAGCTTCTCTTGTAATGATATCTTTGATAGTTTGAAAATTGTATCAGTAAAGAAAACCCTGTTTCTTTCTCGTTTGGCTACAACCGAGCACTCTGGGGTTGGGGACGACAAGAATGCCTCGTTGAGGTTGTCCCGTTTTCTTTTGGGGTAGATGGACGGTACCGATCCTGCACACAAACGTCTCTTGGCCGTCATACCAAACTCCCTCATCAAGGAATACTGGGGTTCAAAGCAATCGGGGTTGAAATGTGCGGAACAAATCACGGTGTAATTGGACGGACCACTCCATTCAGCACGTGTAGGTTTTATGAAACGAGTCCACGAAGCACGCTGTCGCTCTTCCTATGGGAAAACGTGCACAGAAACACTGTCTGATGGTCTATTGTTGCAGCCTGCAACAACACACATACGTCCAGATACTTTAGCAGTCATTCTTCCACGATTACCTCCACGATATAAACAAACTCAGAATTGCGCCAAACATGTGTTGTGACGTCACGTCCGGAATACCAGCAACAGCCTCATTATAGATGTCGTAAAGGTGTGCATTCGAGCGAAGATCACTTTTTGACCTATAGCTCGCTTACTAAACAGAAAATCAACGTAATTTTTCGACATatcgtttttatttattaaactGCGTCAAAAAACATACACTTGTATTTTGACTTCATATACACTTTAAAACATATGCAATGTCTAATTTCTAGTTTACATTAAAGCAGTGAATTATGCATGCATCATAACGTTTTATTCGATTATGACGTCACGAAATAGTGGTATACTAGTACTTTTATGTCAATGATAATTCAAATTAACGATTTCTTATGTTGATTTTATGATTCATGAACAAATATCACAGACATATATATGAAAACTAGAAGTCGAGGTTGTCTAGTTTATTGCATCTAGTTTCACCATCCGGTGACCGGGTTTTATTCTCGAGTCTGACATTACATCAAGCCTGACGTTGAATTGCTCATTCATAAAGCGTCTAGCATGAGAAAAGAAAGCCATCGTCTTTCGAATAGAACTTGAAGGCAAAAATACCAAGTAAATGTAGGTGTTTACAAGTTATCGAGACCTCACTGTCAAATCCCTGAGCACGATGCAAACGTGAACATTtctggcacttcacctacagctggtgacccCTTTATATGAATGAAGAAAATCTCGAATAGGACGTTaaatagaaaaagaaacaaTCTTCAGTTATATAATAGCAAAATAATATGAATAATGAATGGTAACGACAACATGAACAAAACTTCGGTTGAACTTCAAAGATTGTATTATCCAAAGATTTTGGAGTAGAAGTTCGGGTTTCTGTTGGAATACTGTTTTACCCCAAATCTATGCATGCTTTATATTTTGCTAGCCTTATAAATTTCCGATTTCTTGCATGATAAATTTGTACACGTTGAATGTACATGGGCTTCAACAATACTTCGAAAAACGGGTACATGTGCCTCTTTACAAAATGTAGAACTGTCTACATTAGTTGAACTTGCAATGTAACTGCCTCTCCACGCAGTCGACGACGGTTATATCTAGTATACATATTGCTGAAATCATTGTTCTCTCTATTGAAACATGAATATGTTAGAGAAAGCGGGAAAGGCTTATTGTGTAATTCAACGTTCATAAACGTGTACCCTGTGGTACCCCGGTATATCGTACAATTGTGAGCTTCCTGGTGCATTAAAGTCAGCTTAGCTGGTCTGTTCTTTTGGGAGCCCTTTTCCGGAAATGGAACAACTTCCTATCTGCCatatattaatacattttagaGGCTTGGGGGGGTATTTAACATTACGGAGGATCGGTATAAAAGAGTAGTGGGGTGGAGTTTGGGGTAGTTTGGTTTTcagattttcaaattatttctttttgtcaAGTGCTATAGCCATTTAAAGGGGTTGAAAATTCACAATAGAGTTCACTATTCGTCGATCCACTGATCAAAGTTCGACTCTACATTCGCAACTTTCGGCCACGAATTTCATGCATTTATCACCATCTACTTTCTCTTAAAAATTATTTAGACGATGACCCTCGTCCTGTCACTCCTGCTCCAACGCCTGTAGTCCTCGACGGCATATTATATCGCGTTTGAGAACTAAAACTATAAATATGTGTACCTGTGTCATTTTCATTGGAGGTATCGAAGTCCATCAAAACTTCGAAATTACGTGACTGTTTATATAAATTCAGAATAAAACGGCGTTCTGGCAGTAAATCGAAACTCTCATATTAGCTTTACTACGTCATGTCACGGTTGCGAATTGCCAGAATTACTCTTTGATTAAacctttcatttattttcaatttctgaCCTTTTACAAGGTAAATATTTGTAATGTGTCAAATGTAATACTTTCCACATTTATTGTTCAACATTTATAATGATTAGATTAGAATAATTacattcttttatttcaaatttctttattAGGACTTTCTGGTATTAATCGATCAGTGCAACTGAATTTAACGGAATCTTCGATGGGATTTTCCAAAGTTTTAGATAACGACATGGACACTTTTTACCAATGACCAGAAGAGGTCCAGGCGTCTTGGTTCCTAAAATTGGACAGAAACTATGTGATTAAGTGGATTCTTATATCGACCAGGGGAGGTATATTTAAGATAAGcgaataaatcaagcagtagcCATCAGTAAAATATCTAAAGTATGATTTTGTATTGAAACATAAAATACACCATTTTAACTAGGTTATTTCGAGATAATGAAGAACATGACATTAGTTAATCAGACTATTTTCTCTTAAGAATAGATTGTACGTTTTGGGTATTATAATATTCTGACCCATATCTTCTATTGATCAACTCATATATGAaattaaactttattttaaagaaattgattttctggagtataaaactttattcatgtaaaatatctaatgtataaaacatcaaagattgattgattgcggTTTTACGACGTTTTTGGCAATGTTTCAGCCATTTTGCATCggtgaaaaatgtatgtttAAACTTCTATAAACATGTATAGAGAATGTGTTATTTCGTATTGAATAATTATGTTGTCTCATTATTTTTTTATCAGGAAATTATGAAGTACACTTTAAAGAAGATGACGCAATAACGAGTTCATCAACAATGTGTCAGAATTTCAGTCTCCATGGAATAAAGCAACAGAATACAGCATTGGAATGTTACAAAGAAATGAAGGGGGAaacaattattataaaaaagaCCGATGACGGACCATTGAGGCTGTTTGAAGTGTACCCTATAAGTAAATAATGGTGTTAAGAAAATGAATCAATATCAATTCATGTAGTACTacttttacttctttttttgagAACCTAAAACATTTAGTTGATACAATGGATCAAGTATACTATCATTTCAACGaaagtttaattttcaaaatgcaaATCGAAATTCCTAAACTAAATTTCGTTTACTTGTTTTTCAATATGTTCTGCAGGTCGCTATGGACTAAACTGCGCTAAATGCAGGAAGGGGTGTGTGTCCTGTAGTCCTATAACAGGCGTCTGTAACCAATGTCATAGACCGTTCTATGGTGACGTTTGTCAGCACCAATGTCCAACAAACTGTCTCAATGGTACGTGTGACCAGACATCAGGGACATGTGAGAGCTGTATAGAGGGTTACTATGGAACGGATTGTTATCATGAAATCACTACATATTCAACATTAAAAGGTACATAAAATTCAATCTCATAATGTAACACCAATTAAGACATCGATCCTCTGCttacttttatttgattttccatttttgcagCACGTTCGAAATTTTCTTCAGTATCCCCGATCGATGCATGTTCTCACTTTCCCCTTCCTATTTTGGTTTCGCATTTTCATGGAATTGTTGCATCAGATATCGATATCATACTGACATCTTGTCACTATTTAGGTTCATTTTTCTTTGAATTCCACACTCACTAGTTTTGTTTTGTCTTCTGTGgcgatccgggttagagtatgtcctcagtaccacttgtttgtcgtaagaatAAGATGAACGTGAAAACCAAGGATAAgacaaatcaaaacaaaagtgcgtactatttaatgtgtttagtaaactagaagtgataaaagaattagctaGGTTATATGAGGGAGATGATTTGGATCCAGCTGAAAAAAGATTCTAGCAACCTTGTccttgtttgtaaggctcattgtTACAACTCAAATTGCCTTTTCATAGGTAGAACTTACTCAAAGGtgtgcttcag belongs to Ostrea edulis chromosome 7, xbOstEdul1.1, whole genome shotgun sequence and includes:
- the LOC130048185 gene encoding uncharacterized protein LOC130048185, with product MAWGKKGLERALQWLQVHELQVGTIVTDRHLEIQKWIRENLPNTVHYYDVWHVAKGLKKKIVESSKLKDCAELVKWCKSLTNHMYWVAASTPDGNGEVMWAKWKSVQNHIHNVHTGHNTLFPTCAHNTLEGNEEKKKWLKAGSKASEKMSDMILSKQMKKDIPKLSPLFQTSQIEAFHSTINHFAPKMVSFSYHGMYCRLMMAAIHYNENASRSQATTRDGDLQYKISFPTFKQGDYSVRKVTVEPAYEYTSTLMKETLKSATATMHEPIACLPSVKPPPLCSAFMHPEKEEAVCNFKSRFCRKETSV